GTGTAACCAAAAAAGCAAAAATGATTCTGATAAAGAAACGATCTTAAAAGGAAAAATGGATATTACAGTTGATGAAACCATAAAGCCAATTGTAGATGACCAAGTTGCTGTTTTTGAAGGGACTTATTATAAAGCTAAAATTAGCGTAGAACCTAAATCTGAGGCGGAGGTAATAAATGATTTATTGAATCAAAAAGCTAAAGTTGTTGTTATTACTAGAGATTTAACTCAGGAAGAAAAGACCAGATTCGACAAGAGTAAGATAAATCCTAGGGTTACGCCATTTGCTAAAGATGCAATTGCATTTATATCAAACAAAAGCAATAATGATACATTAATTGCGTTGAAAACTGTAATCGATTTTATGCAGGGTAAGGCTGATCCAAGAATTAAAGGTCTTGTTTTTGACAATCCAAACTCAAGTACGGTTCGTTACATGAAAGAATTGGCTAAGGTGAAAAATATTCCAGCTGCAGGTGTTTTTTCTTTTAAAACTAACGATGAAGTTATTAAATTCGTTTCTGAGAATGATGGAATGATTGGTGTAGTTGGAGTAAACTGGTTGTCGCAACCGTCTCCAAATATGACTGATGTTATTAAAAAAATAAATGTTTTGAGTGTTAAAGGTCTGAATGATAATCAATATTACAGTCCAACTCAAAATGATCTTGCAGAAGAGAAATATCCTTTGGCACGTGATTTGTTTATTATAAATTGTCAAGGTTATTCAGGTTTAGGAATGGGCTTTGCTTCATTCATTGCCGGAGATATTGGTCAACGCATTGTTTTAAAATCTGGATTACTACCGGTTAGAACACCAGGAAGAAAACTTAAAATTAGAAGTCAAATTATAAACGATAAAGAATAAATTAATTACAATAAAGATGAATAAATTTAAAATTTTTAGTCTTGCCTTAGTTGCTTCAGCTTCTGTAGCAAAAGCGCAAGATATCAACCAAGCTAAGAAGGCAATCGATGCTGAGCAATTTGATAAAGCAAAATCATTATTAAAATCAATCATCAAAGCTAAACCTTCTGATGGAGAAGCTAATTTTGTTTTAGGTAATATTTACTTGAATCAGACTATTGTTGATTCTGCTAAAATTTATTACTTAAATGGATTAGAAGCAGCAGATAAGAAAAACTTAAATTATATAGGATTAGGTCAATTAGATCTTGATGCTAAAAATGCAGCTTCTGCTAAAGCCAATTTTGATTTGGCAGCAAAAGACATGAAACGTAAAGATGTAAATGAATTTATTTATATCGGTAGAGCTTACATGAATTCTACAAATCCTGATTACACAAGTGCTGTTGCAATTTTAAAAAGAGCTTTGTTAGTTGATCCACAAAACGCTACTGCGCTTTTAGCAATCGGAGATGCTTATTATGGAGCAAATAATCAAAATGATGCTTACAAAGCATATCGTGATGCATTTACTGCAGATCCAACTCTTTTAAGAGCAAAAAATGCAATTAGGTGTTCTTTTAAAAGGTGCTAAATCTTACGAAGAAGCTATTAAATCTTTTAATGAGGTTATTGCTTTAGATGCTGGTTATGGACCTGTTTACAGAGAATTAGCAGAAACATATTACAAATGGGCTAGAAACAAACCATCTACTCAACAAGTGAATTACCAAAAAGCAATCTCTAACTACGAGAAATATCTAAGTCTTACTGATCATTCTTTGGATTCAAGAATGCGTCATGCTGATTTCCTGATCTTAGTAAAAGACTATAAAGCTCTTGAAGCTGAAGCTAACAAAATGATTGAGTTGGATAAAGTTAATCCTAGAATTTTTAGATATTTAGGATATTCTGCTTATGAAAATGGAAACATTGATATTGCTATCAAATCATTAGAAGATTATGTAAAAGTTCCTACGAATAAAATAATTGCAAAAGATTACTTGTATTTAGGATTCGCTAAAATCAAAAAAGGAACTGGAGCTGATGGTGTAGTTAGTGCTGCAGCTTTTGATGCTGGTTTGGCTGATATTAAAAAGGCTGTAGCTATGGAGCCTTTGGCAGTTGAAGATCTTGGAGATTTTGGAAAAGATTTGTTTACTAAAAAACAATACAATCAAGCTGCTGCTTTATATGAATTAAGTGCTACTAATACAGATTCTAAAAATTATTTGAACGATAATGTATATTTTGGTATTTCACTTTATTATGCAAATGCAAATAAAGAAAAAACAGCTATTGATGCAGCCGGTTTAGCTAAAGCTGATGCTGCATTTGACAGAGTGTTAATTGCTTCTCCAACATACGATGAGGCTTATTTATACAAAGGTAGAATCAACAATTTATTAGAAAAAGATGATTTAATTATTAAAAACTACCAAGAGTATATTAATAGAACATCTGCTAAAGGTGCTGAAGAACTTGCAAAACCTGCAACAGTTAAAAAAATTGTAGAATCTTATAATAGTATTGGAGCAAGTTATGCTAATACTGACAAAGCTAAAGCTGTTGAATATTTCAATAAAACTTTAGTTTTAGATCCTACTAATGCTTACGCAACACAATCTGTAAAAGCTTTAAAATAATTAAAGACTTTTAATTAAATATAAAAACCGATAGTTCAAAGAGCTATCGGTTTTTTTTGTTCCGTATTTAATTGACTATCTTTGCACTTTAAAATAAAATAATGTTATCAAAAGAAATACAATTAGAAGTTAATAAAGGAGCAATGTTGCCTTTGATGGAAGAGTTTTATACAATTCAGGGAGAAGGTTTTCATACAGGAACAGCTGCATACTTTATACGAATTGGAGGATGTGATGTTGGTTGTCACTGGTGTGATGTGAAGGAGAGTTGGAATGCTGAATTACATCCGCCAACAAGTGTTGATTTAATTGTGAATAATGCGTCTAGTTATGCAGATACTGTCGTAATTACAGGAGGAGAACCATTGACCTGGGATATGACATTGTTGACGAAACAATTGAAAGATAAGAATTTAAAAGTTCATATAGAAACCTCAGGAGCTTATCCGTTAACAGGAACGTGGGATTGGATTTGTCTTTCGCCTAAAAAGAATAAGTTACCAACTCAAACGGTATATGACAATGCACATGAATTAAAGGTAATTATTTACAATAGACACGATTTTATCTTTGCTGAAGAACAAGCGGAACTTGTAAATAA
This window of the uncultured Flavobacterium sp. genome carries:
- a CDS encoding substrate-binding domain-containing protein: MLKYSRVFGLVAFAFLFAMCNQKSKNDSDKETILKGKMDITVDETIKPIVDDQVAVFEGTYYKAKISVEPKSEAEVINDLLNQKAKVVVITRDLTQEEKTRFDKSKINPRVTPFAKDAIAFISNKSNNDTLIALKTVIDFMQGKADPRIKGLVFDNPNSSTVRYMKELAKVKNIPAAGVFSFKTNDEVIKFVSENDGMIGVVGVNWLSQPSPNMTDVIKKINVLSVKGLNDNQYYSPTQNDLAEEKYPLARDLFIINCQGYSGLGMGFASFIAGDIGQRIVLKSGLLPVRTPGRKLKIRSQIINDKE
- a CDS encoding tetratricopeptide repeat protein gives rise to the protein MNKFKIFSLALVASASVAKAQDINQAKKAIDAEQFDKAKSLLKSIIKAKPSDGEANFVLGNIYLNQTIVDSAKIYYLNGLEAADKKNLNYIGLGQLDLDAKNAASAKANFDLAAKDMKRKDVNEFIYIGRAYMNSTNPDYTSAVAILKRALLVDPQNATALLAIGDAYYGANNQNDAYKAYRDAFTADPTLLRAKNAIRCSFKRC
- a CDS encoding 7-carboxy-7-deazaguanine synthase QueE gives rise to the protein MLSKEIQLEVNKGAMLPLMEEFYTIQGEGFHTGTAAYFIRIGGCDVGCHWCDVKESWNAELHPPTSVDLIVNNASSYADTVVITGGEPLTWDMTLLTKQLKDKNLKVHIETSGAYPLTGTWDWICLSPKKNKLPTQTVYDNAHELKVIIYNRHDFIFAEEQAELVNNKAILFLQPEWSKKEEMTPLIVDYVMNNPKWRVSLQTHKYLNIP